The Rhizobium sp. Pop5 genome segment GCAACAGCGCTGCCGACAGGAAGAACGACAAAATCGCGTAGATGCAAAGCGCGCCTATATGCAGGCCCATGCTGCTCGCGGGACGCCCAAGCATTGCCGGGCGTATGAGGTCGATCGCATGCGCTAGAGGCAAGAACTGCGCTACCTGCTGAAAGGTCGGGGGCAGTTGCGTGATTGGAAACACCGCGCCGCACAAGAACAGCATTGGTGTGAGGACGAGCGTCTGGTAAAAAATGAAATACTCGTAACTGGGCGCAAGTGCCGTGACTACCATCGCCAAGCTCGCGAATGCAAATCCAGTGAGCATGATAACTGGCAACACATAGAGGACTGACGGCCACGTCGCATAGCCTAGCACGGTGGCGACAATTATGATTCCCGTACCGGCAAGAAATGCCTTGCTCGCTGCCCATGCCAACTCACCCAGGATGATGTCCCCGAGTGTCATTTGTGTGTAGAGCATGGCTTCCCAGGTGCGTTGGGCGTGCATTCGCGTAAAAGCCGCGTAAATCGTTTCGAACGTCGCAGAGGTCATCGCGCTTGTCGCCACCATGCCGCCCGCCAAGAACGCAACGTAGGTTGTGCCGTCAACGCGACCCACAATAATTCCGAGACCAAGGCCGAGGCCAAACAGGTAGATCATAGGATCGGCCAGACTTCCAACAATTGACGCAAGTGCTACTTTCTTCCATGCCAGATAGTTGCGTCGCCATATCGCAATCCAGTTAAAAGCGTTGGCGGGCAGAGCCGCGGCACAACCTTCACCCATCGTTCACTTCTCCATCTCGCGCCCGGTCAACCGCAAAAACACATCCTCAAGATTCGGCGGACGCTGCAGAATACGCAAGCCCGCGCGCTCCCGTAACCGCACACGCACCTGCTCCGGGTCGGACACATAGCAAAAAAGGGTCTCGCCGCTAATTTCGATGCGATCGGCATATGGCCCGACCAGCGATTCCAATTCATGCGGATCGCCGCCGTAGATCTCAATGACTTCGCACCCGATCAGTTCATCGATCAGGTCATGCGGACGCCCTTCGGCAATGCTGCGACCTCTTTCGAGTACGCAGAGTCGATCGCATAACCGTTCGGCCTCTTCCATGAAATGGGTGGTCAAGATGATCGTTTTGCCGCGCGTAAGCAGGGAACGCAGGCGCTCCCAGATCAGGTGGCGCGCGTGTGGGTCGAGACCGGTGGTCGGCTCGTCCATGACAAGTAGCTGCGGGTCATTGATCAACGCACGCGCTAGCGTCAGGCGCCGCTTCATGCCGCCTGAAAGTTCAGACACACGCGCATTCACCTTGCTCTCTAGGCGTGCAAACTCAAGGAGCGACGGCATGACCGCTTCTACTCTGCGTGTATTCATGCCGAAGTAGCGGCCGTAGACCAGCAGATTCTCGCGCACAGTGAATTCGGGCTCAAGGTTGTCGAATTGCGGCACCACGCCGATACCCTTGCGCGCCAAACGAGCCTGGGCAGGTACCGGCACGCCGAGCACAGTAATCTTCCCCGCATCAGGGGATGCCATGCCAAGGATCATACGTGCGATCGTGCTCTTGCCCGCGCCGTTCGGTCCAAGCAGCCCGAAGCATTCCCCCGGGGAAACACGGAACGATAGCGCGTTGACCACGGCCTTGTCGCCATATGTCTTGCTTACGTCGGAAAAATCTATTGCGGGCATGAACATGCCCTCATCTGACCGTCGGGCGCCGTTGACTGGCAT includes the following:
- a CDS encoding ABC transporter permease, which gives rise to MGEGCAAALPANAFNWIAIWRRNYLAWKKVALASIVGSLADPMIYLFGLGLGLGIIVGRVDGTTYVAFLAGGMVATSAMTSATFETIYAAFTRMHAQRTWEAMLYTQMTLGDIILGELAWAASKAFLAGTGIIIVATVLGYATWPSVLYVLPVIMLTGFAFASLAMVVTALAPSYEYFIFYQTLVLTPMLFLCGAVFPITQLPPTFQQVAQFLPLAHAIDLIRPAMLGRPASSMGLHIGALCIYAILSFFLSAALLRRRLMS
- the nodI gene encoding nodulation factor ABC transporter ATP-binding protein NodI is translated as MFMPAIDFSDVSKTYGDKAVVNALSFRVSPGECFGLLGPNGAGKSTIARMILGMASPDAGKITVLGVPVPAQARLARKGIGVVPQFDNLEPEFTVRENLLVYGRYFGMNTRRVEAVMPSLLEFARLESKVNARVSELSGGMKRRLTLARALINDPQLLVMDEPTTGLDPHARHLIWERLRSLLTRGKTIILTTHFMEEAERLCDRLCVLERGRSIAEGRPHDLIDELIGCEVIEIYGGDPHELESLVGPYADRIEISGETLFCYVSDPEQVRVRLRERAGLRILQRPPNLEDVFLRLTGREMEK